TTGCTTGATGCACTAATCCATGTTTTATATTTGATGGTGGTATTTGCAGTAACAGGCGTTTTCTTGATAACTCCGATTAAGCTCATTTGAGTATTTGGTAAGACATTTAAAGAATTAATATTCATAGATTCAATAACAATTTTTCTTGCAATTACAGTTTGTTGAATATTATAGTTCGACTGAACTGTTTCATTCTTGATAGTATAATCTAATGCTCCTTGTCCTACCTGGTTTGTTGCAAGAATAACAGTAAAATTATCAATGTTCGGCAAAGGATAAAACTGTCCTGTCTGAACAGCAACTCCATTTAATTTGATGTTTCCATTATAGGAATTGAATCTTATTTCATATCCTGTATTGGGCTGGCCTGAACTCGGAACAATTTTCATCAAGTAAGGTGTTTCATCTGACTGATAAATATCTGCTGTACCTCCGGTGAAAGTATGGGTAAATTCAGAAACTCCGTATTTAAGGCTAAAAATTTCTTCCTTACTAACTCCTTTATCATTGATTGCTGTAACTTTTACCTCATGGGTTCCCGCAACGTTTCCTACATACGTTAAGATATTCTCTTTAGTCGTCAACGCATACTCTGTATTAGGCTGCAAGATCTCAGAGCCTAATTTAAGGGTGCCATTTAAAGAAGATGTATATTTAATTTTCATTGGAACTGATGCAAAGTCATAGTTAGTTACAACATTATATTTCATTTGGTTGGCTTCTCCTACGGATTTTTCTATGAAATAATCGTCTCTTTCGATTTTAAATCCGAACTGCCCACCATTGATATCGTTCCACTCTCCATCATCTTCGCAGGAAGTTAAACTCAGTGTTATGCTGAAAAAAGCAATGATTAAATACAATAAATTTTTCATAATAGTATATTTTATTTGATGTAATATTTGATTCCTCCAAAAAAGGCATAATTTGATTTTGAAAAATCACTCTTAAGATCATAAAACTGAGTGTAGTTCACTAATAAAGATAGTTTTCTTGCCAGGACTACTTCAATTTCTGCAGATCCCGAAAGTCCATACACAAATCCTTTTACCTTGGCCGGGATTTGAGCATTATACTTCGGATCTTTCTGATTTCCATCATTTACATTTTCATAGGCCCCAAAAGCTCCAACATAAGCATTTAGAAAAACAGGATATAAGCCTTCATAGCTATAGCCTGCCGAAACGTTAAGTCCATACTTTTGATAAGGTAAAACCTGACCATCCGTATAACCCACTTTTGTATCTTGGTAAAAACCTTCTACTTTGCCTAAAAATCCTTTATCTCCGAAAACATGATTATATCCTGCAATGGCCATGAAAGAACCTCTTTTTATGGTGTCATTAGAAGCAATATAGCCATACTGAGCGTGAACTCCTGATTGGTTAGCCTTTCTTCCCTGGGCATTATAACAAAGCTCTACAAAAAGGAATAGTATTATTAAAATTCGTCTTTCCATAATGTGATTTTTTTAGTTGATATATTCAGCTGATAAAATATAAGCTGGCTTAATTTCAAGTTTTAAGTTTCGTTCGCCTTCATTTTCATTAATAACTGCATTAAGCGTTTTGTTTTCTCCAATGGTGAACTTATCGAAGACAAAAACCAACTTTTGCTTTGCTCTTTTTCCTATAAAATCAGGTTGGTTTGACCAGATCGGTAGAAATATTTTTTCTTCGGTATCGAAATCGATTCCTTTCTTTTTTATTGGACTTGTAATGAATGAAATATTTTGAATATCATAATTGATATTACTACGGTTTGAGACTTCAAGCATTACGAAAATCTTTCCGTTTCCTGAATAAACACCCTTTACAAATCCTTCAACGCCCCGTATTAAGAATGAATTTCTATTATTAATCCATCCTTTTTGTTTCAACAGCTTTTCTGCTGTTTTTTCATAATCCGATTTCTCAGCTGTAACGACAGCTACATTTGGTTCTTCGACGACTGCTGGTTCTGTAACTATTTCGGGTTGTACTTCTTCCTGTACTGGTATATCTATTACAGCAGTGGCGACAGGTTTAGTAGTAGCCTTTTTCTTTACATAAGTCTTCTTTATAGGCTTTTTGTAGCTTTTTTTCCTTTTCGTTTGAGAGTAGCATAAAACACTACCTACAATGAAAATTGAAATTGCAAACTTTCTCATCTTGTTATTATTTATAAATTATTATTTGGCATTCGATATTCCCTGAAAGGGAGATTTTGTTTGATTTATTTCTTGTTCCTCCACTCGTTGCCCTGCTGATCATACCGCCGACAACGGGCACACTATTTATTAACCGTC
This genomic stretch from Chryseobacterium shandongense harbors:
- a CDS encoding conjugal transfer protein TraO → MERRILIILFLFVELCYNAQGRKANQSGVHAQYGYIASNDTIKRGSFMAIAGYNHVFGDKGFLGKVEGFYQDTKVGYTDGQVLPYQKYGLNVSAGYSYEGLYPVFLNAYVGAFGAYENVNDGNQKDPKYNAQIPAKVKGFVYGLSGSAEIEVVLARKLSLLVNYTQFYDLKSDFSKSNYAFFGGIKYYIK
- a CDS encoding DUF4138 domain-containing protein, which gives rise to MRKFAISIFIVGSVLCYSQTKRKKSYKKPIKKTYVKKKATTKPVATAVIDIPVQEEVQPEIVTEPAVVEEPNVAVVTAEKSDYEKTAEKLLKQKGWINNRNSFLIRGVEGFVKGVYSGNGKIFVMLEVSNRSNINYDIQNISFITSPIKKKGIDFDTEEKIFLPIWSNQPDFIGKRAKQKLVFVFDKFTIGENKTLNAVINENEGERNLKLEIKPAYILSAEYIN